A window from Engraulis encrasicolus isolate BLACKSEA-1 chromosome 11, IST_EnEncr_1.0, whole genome shotgun sequence encodes these proteins:
- the LOC134458736 gene encoding uncharacterized protein LOC134458736, with amino-acid sequence MVPQPALCDGQRGAGVSKRTGQAVQAGHGNSNGRCICSKLRRPLSGTMGGTLKDFHLYLNSINHNIKLSLEFSTTSINFLDLNIYVDSDGTLHTTIYRKPTDRNTILRADSFHPNSLISNIPYGQFQRLRRICDSDTDFETQSAEMYERFKQRGYKDRTLNSALSKSRLTERTNLFKPKPRRPVSNRIFCSLQYTNQTNSIKQIIKNNWDILRSDTTLAPVFSEPPQFAVKRAPTLKDKLVKNYIPATKPKTFLVKPIGTFQCGACRHCPHINKSTTFTNAMGTRSFHCKHFANCNSTHVVYRLDCKCGCFYIGLTKRRLRDRFGEHKYAIKTKNMNYPIAKHFQSSTQCNPTDLKVMVIEVIQKNIRGGDRLRTLAQRESFWIDMLQALSFPGLNEELDFSVFL; translated from the exons ATGGTACCACAACCAGCCCTCTGCGACGGCCAACGCGGTGCTGGAGTCTCCAAACGCACAG GACAAGCTGTACAGGCAGGTCATGGGAACAGCAATGGGCGCTGCATATGCTCCAAACTACGCAGGCCTCTATCTGGGACTATGGGAGGAACG CTTAAAGACTTCCATTTGTACCTGAACAGCATCAACCACAACATAAAACTCAGCCTGGAGTTCAGTACTACTTCAATCAACTTTCTTGACCTGAACATCTATGTGGACTCGGACGGGACTCTTCATACCACCATCTACAGGAAACCTACCGATAGGAACACCATCCTCAGGGCCGACAGCTTTCACCCTAACAGTTTAATCTCAAACATCCCATACGGACAATTTCAGAGACTTAGACGAATttgcgactctgacactgactttGAAACTCAATCTGCTGAGATGTATGAAAGATTTAAACAAAGGGGTTACAAGGACAGAACTCTGAATAGTGCATTGTCTAAATCTAGATTAACAGAACGAACAAACCTTTTCAAACCCAAGCCCAGAAGACCTGTGAGTAACAGAATTTTTTGCTCTCTACAATACACTAACCAAACCAACAGTATCAAACAAATCATCAAAAACAACTGGGACATTCTACGGAGTGACACCACTCTTGCCCCTGTCTTCTCTGAGCCTCCGCAATTTGCTGTGAAAAGGGCCCCCACTCTCAAGGATAAGTTGGTCAAAAACTACATTCCGGCCACCAAACCCAAAACTTTCCTTGTGAAACCCATAGGCACCTTTCAATGCGGAGCCTGTAGACACTGCCCACACATTAACAAGTCTACTACATTCACAAATGCTATGGGTACAAGATCCTTTCATTGCAAGCATTTTGCCAATTGTAACTCCACCCATGTGGTGTACcgtttggactgcaaatgtggTTGCTTTTACATTGGCCTCACAAAAAGGAGACTGAGGGACAGGTTTGGGGAGCATAAGTATGCAATAAAAACTAAGAACATGAACTACCCCATTGCTAAACACTTTCAGTCCTCCACACAGTGTAACCCCACTGACCTTAAGGTGATGGTCATTGAAGTAATTCAGAAAAACATTAGGGGTGGAGATAGACTGAGGACACTGGCCCAAAGAGAATCCTTCTGGATTGACATGTTACAGGCGTTGTCTTTCCCGGGACTCAACGAGGAGCTGGATTTTTCTGTGTTCttgtaa